AAGGCAACGCACGCCCGCGAAATCGGGCACTCGTCGCAAAGTGGATTCACGGGGCGGCAGATCGCGGTTGCCAGATCCATCAGCGCCTGTACGCTGTCTCCGGGCGTTCGTTTCGAGATCAGAAACAGCGCGTCCTCGCGCATGCGGCGGTCGTCCCCCGCCCCCTTAAGGCCAAGCACGCGGAACGCGACGCGGCGGATCAAGGCGTCGATCGGCAACGTGCGGCTGTTAAAGGCAATCGCCGCGACCGCCGCCGCGGTGTACGCGCCGATACCTGGCAGCGCGCGCAGCGCCGCCTCATCGCGCGGAAGGACGCCACCATGTTCAGCGACGAGGACGTGCGCCGCGCGCCGAAGGTGAATGGCGCGGCGGTAATATCCCAAACCCTGCCACACGGCGAGGACATCGTCGTTCGCCGAAGCCGCGAGCGCGCGGACATCCGGAAATCGCGCAAGGAAACGTTCGTAATACGGGATGACCGTCTCGACGACGGTCTGCTGCAACATCGTCTCGGAGACCCAGATGCGGTACGGGTCGCGCGTATGGCGCCAGGGAAGATCGCGGCCGCGTTTTCGATACCAGCGCAACAGCGACGCGGGCGCGCGCTTTCTCGCGGTTTCGATCGCGTCGGGCGCGGCCGTTGTTCGCGCCATCGTTACGCGGAGGCGGTTTCGTCCACGATGGGCGTGTCCTCGGACAGGCGAAATGCGCTGTGCAGCGCCTGCACGGCGTCCTTGACGCGGTCCTCGTCGATGACGCAACTCACCTTGATCTCGCTCGTGGAGACCATCTGGATGTTGACGCCCGCGGCGGAGAGCGCCTGAAACATGCGCGACGCAACGTTGGCGTGCGTTCGCATGCCGAGTCCAACGACGGAGACCTTGGCGATGTTCCGGTCGGACTCGACGTTGACCGCGCCGAGCTTGCCCGCGGTCTTGCGGCAGATCGTCAGCGCCTCGTCGACGTCGGCGCGCGGCACCGTGAACGACAGATCCGTAAGCCCGTCGGTCGACGAGTTCTGGATGATGAGATCGACGTTGATGCCCGCCTCGCCGATCGGTTCGAAGATCGCGGCGGCGATGCCGGGGCGGTCGGGCACGCCCAGAAAGCGGATGCGCGCGGCGTCGCGCTCGAAAGTGATCGCCCGGACGACGACGTTTTCCATATCGGGCCTCGCGGGAACGATGTAGGTTCCAGGATTGTTGTTGAAACTGGACCGGACGCAAACCGGCACGTTGTAGGTCGTGGCGAAAAGCATGGCTCGATGGTGCATGACCTTCGCGCCGAGCGACGCCATTTCGAGCATCTCTTCGTAGGTGATTTCGGGGATCATGCGCGCGTCGGCGCAGAGGTTCGGATCGGTGGTGTAAACGCCGTCCACGTCCGTGTAGATCTCGCAGAGATCGGCGCTGATTGCCGCGGCGAGCGCCACGGCCGTCGTATCCGATCCGCCGCGCCCGAGGGTGGTGAGGTTGCCGGCCTCGTCGATGCCCTGGAAGCCCGCAACAACCGCAATGCCGTTATGCGCGAGCGTATCGCGCAGCGAACCCACATCGATCGACAGGATGCGCGCGTTGTTGAACGCGGAATCCGTGACGATGCGGATCTGGTGGCCGAGGTAGCTGCGTGCGTCCTTGCCAATCGCGTGAAGCGCCATCGCCAGCAGAGCGATCGTCACCTGTTCGCCGGTGTTGAGAAGCACGTCGAGTTCGCGGCGCAGGGGCCGCGCGTCGATCGCGCGCGCAAGGCCGATCAGGCGGTCGGTTTCGCCGGACATGGCCGAGACGATGACGACAACCTGGTTCCCCGCGTCGTGCGTCGCGGCGACGCGGCGCGCAACGTTCTGGATGCGCTCCACGGTGCCGACGCTGGTTCCGCCGTATTTTTGAACGATGAGAGACATGGCTTTCAGGGGCGACGGGAGCCGCCGATCAATCGAGGGCCGGACTATAGTGCGCGGCGGCGTCCGGCGTAAAGACGAAGACGATGCGCCGCGTGTCATCGGATTGTATCCCGATGCGGATTTCGATCGAATCGGGAGGGAGCAAGCCCGGAAGCCGATCCGCCCACTCGACGACGCACACCGCGTCCGATCCCACGGCGTCGCCGATCCCGGCGCTTTCGGCCTCATCCACGGACTCGACGCGATACAGATCGATGTGCGTCAACGCCAGGCGCCCCCGATGCTCGTCGATGAGCGTGAAGGTGGGGCTGACGACGTGCTCCGGGTCGATGCCGAGCCCCGCCGCGATTCCCTTGGCAAGGCGTGTCTTTCCCGCGCCGAGCGGCCCGACAAGCGCGAAGACGTCGCCCGGGCGGGCAAGACGCCCGAGCCGCGCGCCGAGCGCGAGCGTTTGGGCGTCGCCGCGCGTCACGATGGTGCGTTCGGTCATTCCTCGTCGGATTCGGGGGCGTCGAAATAATCGTCGTCTTCGCGCTCCCAGCGCGACACGATATCGCCCTCGGGCAGGTCGGCCGCGCGCTTGAGCGCGTTCGGAAATTCGTCGAGAAGATCGGAGGCGACAAGCGCGCTTTCCTCGAGGCGGTCTCGCGCGAGATCCGCCGCGTAGCCGTGCAGAAAAACGCCGCCCACGACCGCCTCGGCGACCGGCACGCCGCGCGAGAGAAATCCCGTGATGACGCCGGTGAGCACGTCGCCGGATCCCGCCTTGGCCAGGCCCGGGTTTCCCGTGGTGTTGATCCACACGCGGCCGTCGGGCGCGGCGATCACCGTGCGCGCGCCCTTGAGCACCACCCACGCCTGGCGCTTTTGGGCGAACTCGCGCGCGACGCCGACGCGGTCGGCCATCACATCGCCGACGCTCTTTCCGGTCAAACGCGCCATCTCGCCGGGATGCGGCGTCAGGACGATTTCCGATTGGCAGCGCTCGAGGAGTTCCGTCTGCCCGGCGAGGTTGTTCAGGCCATCCGCGTCGACAACGACCGGCACGGCCACGCGCGGCAACAGCTCCGCGATCAGCTTCTCCTGCTCCGTCCCCGTTCCCATGCCCGGTCCGATCGCGAGCACCGCGCGCGACTTCAGCAGTTCGATGATCGGACCCGCGGATTTGGCCGCGAGCCCGCCGTTGCCCGCGCCCGGAAGGGCGTGCGTCATCACCTCGAGCGTCTTGGCCTCCATCGCGAGGCTCAAGGGCTCCGGCACGGCGAGCGTGACAAGGCCCGCGCCCGCGCGCAGCGCCGCGAGCGCGCTCATCGCCGCGGCGCCGGTCAAGCCCGGCGCGCCGCCAACGACGAGCGCATGGCCGAAATTGCCCTTGTGCGCGTCGGGCTCGCGCGGCAGAAAGACGGATTTAAAATCCGCCGGTTCCGCGAGCCACGCGGCGACGGACATATCCTCATCGAGAAACGGCGGCAGCGAGATATCGACGACATATACCTCGCCGCAATGCAGAAAACCCGGATGCGTGAAATGGCCGATCTTCGCGAAACCGAAGGTCGCGGTGACCGTGGCGAACACCGCCGCGCCTAGCGGATGGCCCGTGTCGGCGTCGAGGCCGGACGGGATGTCGACGGACACCTTCGGCGCCGAGGATCGGTTCATGGCTTCAATCACGTCGCGATGGATGCCCTTGACCTCGCGCGCAAGCCCGGTGCCGAACAGGGCATCGACGATCAGGCCCGCGTGATCCAGATCCTGCTCGAGGATCTCGAAATCCTCTCGCGAAGTCACTTCGGACACGGTGATGCCGATACCGTGGACGATATCGCGGTTTATCGCCGCGTCGCCGCCGATCTTGTCGCCGGAGCCGATGATGTAGACCTCGACGTCGAAGCCGTTGTTCCAAAGATGACGCGCAACGACGAAACCGTCGCCGCCGTTTTGGCCCGTCCCCGCGACGACGCACACGCCTAGATCCGCGGCGGCCTCGAGCCGGTCCATGACGATCCCCGCGCAGCCGGCGCCCGCGTTTTCCATGAGGATGAGGCCAGGGATGTTGCAACCCTCGATCGCCATGCGGTCGAGCTCGCGC
The bacterium genome window above contains:
- a CDS encoding NAD(P)H-hydrate dehydratase encodes the protein RELDRMAIEGCNIPGLILMENAGAGCAGIVMDRLEAAADLGVCVVAGTGQNGGDGFVVARHLWNNGFDVEVYIIGSGDKIGGDAAINRDIVHGIGITVSEVTSREDFEILEQDLDHAGLIVDALFGTGLAREVKGIHRDVIEAMNRSSAPKVSVDIPSGLDADTGHPLGAAVFATVTATFGFAKIGHFTHPGFLHCGEVYVVDISLPPFLDEDMSVAAWLAEPADFKSVFLPREPDAHKGNFGHALVVGGAPGLTGAAAMSALAALRAGAGLVTLAVPEPLSLAMEAKTLEVMTHALPGAGNGGLAAKSAGPIIELLKSRAVLAIGPGMGTGTEQEKLIAELLPRVAVPVVVDADGLNNLAGQTELLERCQSEIVLTPHPGEMARLTGKSVGDVMADRVGVAREFAQKRQAWVVLKGARTVIAAPDGRVWINTTGNPGLAKAGSGDVLTGVITGFLSRGVPVAEAVVGGVFLHGYAADLARDRLEESALVASDLLDEFPNALKRAADLPEGDIVSRWEREDDDYFDAPESDEE
- a CDS encoding NUDIX domain-containing protein → MARTTAAPDAIETARKRAPASLLRWYRKRGRDLPWRHTRDPYRIWVSETMLQQTVVETVIPYYERFLARFPDVRALAASANDDVLAVWQGLGYYRRAIHLRRAAHVLVAEHGGVLPRDEAALRALPGIGAYTAAAVAAIAFNSRTLPIDALIRRVAFRVLGLKGAGDDRRMREDALFLISKRTPGDSVQALMDLATAICRPVNPLCDECPISRACVAFSNGTSDVRPAKPKPKIEAIDVAVGILVRGDTVLLQRRAEDGLFAGLWELPGGKVEPGETASEAVVREFREEVGRTVRIVGELAPVRHAYTRFRVTLYPFIVHARKMAPEHDGRRHVPIADVARFPQPAANVTIWRLFHAWRENAISRRMR
- a CDS encoding aspartate kinase, coding for MSLIVQKYGGTSVGTVERIQNVARRVAATHDAGNQVVVIVSAMSGETDRLIGLARAIDARPLRRELDVLLNTGEQVTIALLAMALHAIGKDARSYLGHQIRIVTDSAFNNARILSIDVGSLRDTLAHNGIAVVAGFQGIDEAGNLTTLGRGGSDTTAVALAAAISADLCEIYTDVDGVYTTDPNLCADARMIPEITYEEMLEMASLGAKVMHHRAMLFATTYNVPVCVRSSFNNNPGTYIVPARPDMENVVVRAITFERDAARIRFLGVPDRPGIAAAIFEPIGEAGINVDLIIQNSSTDGLTDLSFTVPRADVDEALTICRKTAGKLGAVNVESDRNIAKVSVVGLGMRTHANVASRMFQALSAAGVNIQMVSTSEIKVSCVIDEDRVKDAVQALHSAFRLSEDTPIVDETASA
- the tsaE gene encoding tRNA (adenosine(37)-N6)-threonylcarbamoyltransferase complex ATPase subunit type 1 TsaE — its product is MTERTIVTRGDAQTLALGARLGRLARPGDVFALVGPLGAGKTRLAKGIAAGLGIDPEHVVSPTFTLIDEHRGRLALTHIDLYRVESVDEAESAGIGDAVGSDAVCVVEWADRLPGLLPPDSIEIRIGIQSDDTRRIVFVFTPDAAAHYSPALD